A window from Theropithecus gelada isolate Dixy chromosome 1, Tgel_1.0, whole genome shotgun sequence encodes these proteins:
- the LOC112621060 gene encoding olfactory receptor 2G3-like, whose protein sequence is MESINTNFTVTEFVFLGLSSEPKMQLILFSMFLFFYLSTVAGNVIIIIIIQMEPCLQTPMYFFLTNLSFLDICYTSTNVPQMLSNLVGKRNTIPFSSCATQMYFSLSFGMIECVLLGVMAYDRYVAICHPLHYTFIMDQNTCIQLAVISWSSSFLSSMVINVLMLSLPYCGPNILNHFFCEVPSVLTLACTDTSFTELVVFIFSIIIVFVPFLLITVSYVRILQSLLRMRSASGRYKALSTCTSHLTVVTLFYGTAIFMYMRPQSRSSWAGGKIIAVFYTVITPMLNPLIYSLRNQDVKGALRRAIAKQRT, encoded by the coding sequence ATGGAGTCAATAAACACAAACTTCACTGTCACTGAATTTGTGTTCCTGGGGTTGTCCTCTGAACCAAAGATGCAGCTGATTCTTTTTAGTATGTTCTTGTTCTTCTATTTATCAACTGTGGCTGGAAATGTtataatcatcattattatccAGATGGAACCTTGCCTCCAAACTCCCATGTACTTCTTCCTCACTAATTTATCCTTTCTGGACATTTGCTACACATCCACCAATGTCCCCCAAATGCTGTCCAACTTGGTGGGGAAAAGGAACACCATCCCATTCTCCAGCTGTGCTACTCAGATGTACTTCTCCCTCTCCTTTGGAATGATTGAGTGTGTCCTCCTTGGTGTCATGGCTTATGACAGATATGTAGCCATTTGTCATCCTCTTCATTATACTTTCATTATGGACCAAAACACCTGCATTCAATTGGCAGTCATTTCTTGGTCCAGTAGCTTCCTGAGTTCCATGGTTATCAATGTTCTCATGTTGAGCTTGCCCTACTGTGGGCCTAATATCCTGAATCACTTTTTCTGTGAGGTACCTTCTGTCCTGACTCTGGCTTGCACCGACACCTCATTCACGGAGCTAGTTGTTTTTATCTTCAGTATCATCATTGTCTTCGTCCCTTTCCTCCTCATTACGGTTTCCTATGTCCGGATCCTTCAATCTCTTCTCAGGATGCGGTCAGCCTCTGGGCGGTATAAGGCATTATCCACTTGTACCTCCCATTTGACAGTGGTGACCTTATTTTATGGGACTGCCATCTTCATGTACATGAGACCCCAGTCGAGGTCCTCCTGGGCTGGCGGCAAGATCATTGCGGTTTTCTACACGGTGATCACACCTATGCTTAACCCCTTGATTTACAGCTTGAGGAACCAAGATGTGAAAGGAGCTTTAAGGAGAGCTATTGCAAAGCAGAGGACGTGA